Proteins found in one Triticum urartu cultivar G1812 chromosome 4, Tu2.1, whole genome shotgun sequence genomic segment:
- the LOC125552169 gene encoding RNA polymerase sigma factor sigB-like, with amino-acid sequence MSSCLAPQFKWPPSTRAAVPREPGAGGCAAGGSCRPGRVQCALSSAAVVEAERMESLAAGARRLAYGGAVDVGPPPSSDSTSLPGGFGEALLNQEAVVTAAAAEAVALARTAAEVAREVARMVQTDHRPDVGDSHDLVEDSYLTREVLRTEVRPGSRYAEARLLDDAGFVSIFSDESESDDDEQGARGVAVKSARQPERRARRVRAAMKAAKSFSDRRPVTASSRKKRVKGCRNSLGCFYKMSGRKLLTAKQEVELSEGIQDLLKLEATQKEVAHYNGGEPTFGQWAAAVGTDENTLRKRLSYGIYCKNMMVKSNVRLVISIAKEFEGPGTEFSDLIQEGIQGLIRGAEKFDASKGFRFSTYSHWWIKQAIRKSVLEQTQIIRLPAHMAEASSRVKECRRRLRRQLNRLPTNEEIALDTGMTARRVEAAMCLPRYSVSLTGKVGCTDVTYQEITADKSTETAEETLHRLFMKKDVDKALDSLTPREREVIRYRFGMDDGKARTLHDIGQLMGVSRERIRQIEMTAFRKLRSKKKVTSLQHYLEPAESW; translated from the exons ATGTCGTCGTGCCTCGCGCCGCAGTTCAAGTGGCCCCCTTCCACCCGAGCGGCGGTGCCGAGGGAGCCCGGCGCCGGCGGCTGCGCGGCAGGCGGGAGCTGCCGGCCAGGGAGGGTCCAGTGCGCGCTGTCCTccgcggccgtcgtcgaggcgGAGCGCATGGAGTCCTTAGCCGCCGGAGCGAGGCGCCTGGCCTACGGCGGAGCCGTCGACGTCGGGCCTCCTCCCTCTTCGGATAGCACCAGCCTCCCG GGGGGCTTCGGGGAGGCGCTTCTCAACCAAGAGGCCGTGGTGACGGCCGCGGCCGCGGAGGCCGTGGCTTTAGCGCGAACAGCCGCGGAGGTCGCCCGAGAAGTTGCCCGGATGGTGCAAACGGACCACCGTCCAGACGTCGGCGACAGCCATGACCTGGTGGAGGACAGCTACTTAACAAGAGAGGTCCTTCGCACCGAGGTGCGGCCGGGGTCTCGGTATGCCGAAGCCCGCTTGCTGGACGACGCGGGGTTCGTCAGCATCTTCAGCGACGAATCCGAGTCGGACGACGACGAGCAGGGCGCCCGGGGCGTGGCTGTCAAGTCGGCACGTCAGCCCGAGAGAAGAGCTCGGAGAGTGAGGGCGGCGATGAAGGCTGCCAAATCTTTCAGTGATCGGAGGCCCGTCACGGCCTCctcgaggaagaagagggtcAAGGGTTGCCGGAATTCTCTGGGCTGCTTCTACAAGATGTCCGGACGGAAGCTTCTGACAGCGAAGCAAGAAGTTGAGTTATCAGAGGGCATTCAG GATCTCCTGAAGTTGGAGGCTACCCAAAAGGAGGTTGCACACTACAACGGCGGTGAACCAACCTTCGGTCAGTGGGCAGCAGCAGTTGGCACTGATGAGAACACTTTGAGGAAACGTCTCAGCTATGGAATTTACTGCAAGAACATGATGGTCAAATCTAACGTGCGACTTGTAATCTCAATTGCCAAAGAGTTTGAAGGCCCTGGGACAGAGTTTTCCGATCTTATCCAG GAAGGGATTCAGGGCCTTATAAGGGGCGCTGAAAAGTTTGATGCCTCAAAGGGTTTTAGGTTCTCTACGTATTCTCACTGGTGGATCAAGCAAGCAATACGCAAGTCGGTTCTAGAACAAACCCAAATAATTCGCTTGCCA GCGCACATGGCGGAAGCAAGTTCCCGAGTGAAAGAATGCCGGCGACGACTCCGCCGGCAGCTGAATAGGCTACCGACAAATGAAGAAATCGCGTTGGACACCGGCATGACAGCCAGACGGGTGGAAGCAGCAATGTGCCTCCCAAGGTACAGCGTATCCCTCACTGGCAAAGTCGGGTGCACGGACGTGACATACCAG GAGATCACGGCGGACAAGAGCACGGAGACGGCGGAGGAGACGCTGCACAGATTGTTCATGAAGAAAGACGTGGACAAGGCGCTGGACAGCCTGACCCCTCGGGAGAGGGAGGTGATCAGGTACAGGTTCGGGATGGACGACGGCAAAGCGAGGACCCTGCACGACATCGGGCAGCTGATGGGGGTGAGCAGGGAGAGGATCCGGCAGATCGAGATGACCGCCTTCCGCAAGCTCAGGAGCAAGAAGAAGGTGACGTCGCTACAGCACTACCTTGAGCCAGCAGAGAGCTGGTAG